The following coding sequences are from one Microbacterium wangchenii window:
- a CDS encoding MFS transporter — MTEASTSPATISERLDRLRFGRGHARVLAGSGIGWALDAMDVGLISFVLAVLAQQWALQPGETAWIASAGFAGMAVGASLGGLLADRFGRRQVFALTLLVYGVATGASALAGGLAVLIVLRFLVGLGLGAELPVASTYVSEFAPARIRGRLIVILEAFWAVGWTAAAIIGYFVVPASADGWRWAFALGAVPAVYALVVRWGLPESPRWLARRGRHAEAERIVAELEGSIRVPAARDGRVPALPATPDVHASPVPAVAAPRAGERVRALWSPEFRVRTLSLWVVWFCVNFSYYGAFIWIPTILVDAGYDLVRSFGFTLIITLAQLPGYAVSAWLIEVWGRRITLAAFLAGSAVAAILFGTATSEAMVIATGMALSFFNLGAWGALYAVSPETYPTSLRATGSGWAAAVGRIASIIAPLAVPPLLAAGGAPVLFVVFAAFFAVAVLATWGLADRRGRALDDR; from the coding sequence ATGACCGAAGCCTCGACGTCGCCTGCCACGATCTCGGAGCGGCTGGACCGGCTGCGGTTCGGGCGCGGCCACGCCCGCGTGCTCGCCGGCTCGGGCATCGGCTGGGCGCTGGATGCCATGGACGTGGGGCTCATCTCGTTCGTCCTGGCCGTTCTCGCTCAGCAGTGGGCCCTGCAGCCGGGGGAGACGGCGTGGATCGCATCCGCCGGCTTCGCGGGCATGGCCGTGGGGGCGAGCCTCGGTGGGCTGCTGGCCGACCGCTTCGGGCGCCGCCAGGTGTTCGCGCTGACCCTGCTCGTGTACGGCGTGGCGACGGGCGCCAGCGCCCTGGCCGGGGGACTGGCCGTCCTCATCGTCCTGCGCTTCCTGGTGGGTCTCGGTCTGGGTGCCGAACTCCCGGTCGCTTCCACGTACGTCAGCGAATTTGCGCCCGCGCGCATCCGGGGGCGCCTCATCGTGATCCTGGAGGCGTTCTGGGCCGTCGGGTGGACCGCCGCCGCGATCATCGGGTACTTCGTCGTACCGGCGTCGGCCGATGGATGGCGATGGGCGTTCGCCCTGGGCGCGGTCCCGGCCGTCTACGCCCTGGTCGTCCGGTGGGGGCTGCCCGAATCGCCCCGCTGGCTCGCGCGCCGCGGGCGCCACGCTGAGGCCGAGCGCATCGTCGCGGAGTTGGAAGGCAGCATCCGCGTGCCGGCGGCGCGGGATGGGCGGGTTCCCGCCCTCCCCGCGACGCCGGACGTGCACGCGTCTCCCGTCCCGGCCGTCGCGGCGCCACGGGCGGGGGAGCGCGTCAGGGCGCTGTGGTCGCCGGAGTTCCGGGTCCGCACGCTGAGCCTGTGGGTCGTGTGGTTCTGCGTCAACTTCTCGTACTACGGCGCCTTCATCTGGATCCCGACGATCCTCGTCGACGCCGGGTACGACCTCGTGCGCTCGTTCGGCTTCACCCTCATCATCACGCTGGCCCAGCTGCCGGGTTATGCCGTGTCGGCGTGGCTCATCGAGGTGTGGGGGCGGCGCATCACCCTCGCGGCGTTCCTCGCCGGATCGGCGGTCGCGGCGATCCTCTTCGGTACGGCCACCAGCGAGGCGATGGTGATCGCGACCGGAATGGCCCTGTCGTTCTTCAACCTCGGCGCGTGGGGCGCCCTGTACGCCGTCTCGCCCGAGACCTACCCGACGTCATTGCGGGCGACGGGGAGCGGATGGGCGGCGGCCGTGGGGCGGATCGCGTCGATCATCGCGCCGCTGGCCGTGCCGCCACTGCTCGCCGCCGGCGGTGCCCCCGTGCTGTTCGTGGTCTTCGCGGCGTTCTTCGCCGTCGCGGTGCTCGCAACGTGGGGTCTGGCCGACCGTCGCGGCCGCGCGCTCGACGATCGTTGA
- a CDS encoding LLM class flavin-dependent oxidoreductase, whose product MAHAVELGIDTFGDVAMVPGGGRASDAATIRQVVDQAVRADEVGLSFFGVGEHHRPEFAVSSPEIVLAAAAARTSRIHLGTAVTVLSSDDPVRVYERFATLDAVSHGRAEVILGRGSFIESFPLFGYDLADYEVLFEEKLDLFRRLLDERPVTWSGSTRSALDNADVYPKTESGLTAWVGVGGSPESAVRAARHGFGLMLAIIGGPAHRFRPFVDLYHRSLDSFGHDRAGVGIHSPGHVAETDAEAWEQAYPGVEHNYTVIGRERGWPPYNRLRFQHDVGPEGSMYVGSPETVARKIADTVRTLGADRFDMKIGTGGLPQEQALRSIELYGTRVQPLVRDMLS is encoded by the coding sequence ATGGCGCACGCGGTGGAACTGGGGATCGACACGTTCGGCGATGTCGCCATGGTGCCCGGTGGCGGCCGGGCGAGCGACGCAGCGACGATCCGGCAGGTGGTCGACCAGGCCGTTCGCGCGGATGAGGTGGGTCTGTCGTTCTTCGGCGTGGGCGAGCACCACCGGCCCGAGTTCGCGGTGTCCAGCCCCGAGATCGTGCTGGCCGCCGCAGCCGCCCGCACCTCCCGCATCCACCTCGGCACGGCCGTCACCGTGCTCTCCTCCGACGACCCGGTCCGGGTCTACGAGCGCTTCGCGACCCTCGACGCCGTCTCGCACGGCCGCGCGGAAGTCATTCTGGGACGAGGTTCCTTCATCGAGTCCTTCCCGCTGTTCGGGTACGACCTGGCCGACTACGAGGTGCTCTTCGAGGAGAAGCTCGACCTCTTCCGCCGGCTGCTCGACGAGCGGCCGGTGACGTGGTCTGGTTCCACGCGCTCAGCCCTGGACAACGCCGACGTCTACCCCAAGACCGAGTCCGGCCTCACGGCCTGGGTGGGCGTGGGCGGCAGCCCCGAATCGGCGGTCCGGGCAGCCCGGCACGGGTTCGGGCTCATGCTCGCCATCATCGGCGGCCCCGCGCACCGGTTCCGCCCCTTCGTGGACCTGTACCACCGGTCGCTGGACTCGTTCGGACACGACCGCGCAGGCGTCGGCATCCACTCTCCCGGTCACGTCGCCGAGACGGATGCGGAGGCATGGGAGCAGGCCTACCCCGGTGTCGAGCACAACTACACCGTCATCGGCCGTGAGCGCGGGTGGCCCCCGTACAACCGGCTCCGGTTCCAGCACGACGTGGGGCCGGAGGGCTCGATGTACGTCGGGTCTCCCGAGACGGTCGCGCGCAAGATCGCCGATACCGTCCGGACGCTGGGCGCCGACCGCTTCGACATGAAGATCGGCACCGGCGGGCTTCCCCAGGAGCAGGCGCTGCGCAGCATCGAGCTGTACGGCACCCGCGTGCAGCCACTCGTGCGTGACATGCTTTCCTGA
- a CDS encoding zinc-dependent alcohol dehydrogenase family protein yields the protein MLGVYLPGDSTVDLRRIEDPAPGPGQVVIAVRASTICGSDIRAIYREHVQGDPAESYQNVVAGHEPAGQVVSLGDGVSRLQVGDRVAVYHISGCGQCDDCISGYQISCTSPQRAAYGWQRDGGHAEFMLADERDCILLPDGVTYQDGACVACGFGTAYEGLLRAGVSGRDSLAVVGLGPVGLAAGLLGGKLGATPRIGFDPSPERREFALRVGAVDAAVDPTDPAHRVVPEWHVAVDCSGSTAGRATALATLRTRGRLVLIGEGHGFQVEEASPQLIHRQLTVHGSWVTNLAHMRELVERLPAWGLHPEVVVSHAFGLQDADEAYRIADAGQSGKVAIVPNPA from the coding sequence ATGCTCGGCGTGTATCTGCCCGGTGACAGCACCGTCGACCTTCGTCGGATCGAGGACCCGGCTCCCGGGCCTGGGCAGGTCGTCATCGCCGTGCGTGCGTCCACGATCTGCGGATCCGATATCCGTGCCATCTATCGCGAGCACGTTCAGGGCGATCCTGCGGAGTCGTATCAGAACGTCGTCGCGGGCCATGAACCTGCCGGGCAGGTGGTCTCGCTGGGCGACGGCGTGTCCCGACTTCAGGTCGGAGATCGCGTCGCGGTCTACCACATCAGCGGATGCGGCCAGTGCGACGACTGCATCAGCGGGTACCAGATCAGTTGCACCTCTCCGCAGCGAGCGGCTTATGGCTGGCAGCGGGACGGCGGCCACGCCGAGTTCATGCTCGCCGACGAACGCGACTGCATCCTCCTGCCCGACGGGGTGACGTACCAGGATGGCGCGTGCGTCGCCTGCGGTTTCGGCACCGCCTACGAAGGGCTGCTCCGGGCCGGAGTGAGCGGTCGCGATTCGCTGGCCGTCGTCGGGCTCGGCCCGGTCGGGCTCGCCGCCGGGCTGCTCGGCGGCAAGCTGGGGGCAACGCCCCGCATCGGCTTCGACCCCAGCCCCGAGCGCCGCGAGTTCGCCCTGCGCGTCGGCGCCGTGGATGCGGCGGTCGACCCGACCGATCCGGCACACCGGGTGGTGCCCGAATGGCATGTCGCGGTGGACTGCTCGGGGAGCACCGCCGGGCGCGCCACTGCGCTGGCCACGCTGCGAACCCGCGGCCGGCTCGTCCTCATCGGAGAGGGCCATGGGTTCCAGGTCGAGGAGGCGAGCCCGCAGCTCATCCATCGCCAGCTCACGGTGCACGGATCGTGGGTGACGAATCTCGCCCACATGCGGGAGCTCGTCGAGCGTCTGCCCGCCTGGGGGCTTCACCCCGAGGTGGTCGTCTCCCACGCCTTCGGGCTCCAGGACGCGGATGAGGCGTACCGGATCGCCGACGCCGGGCAGTCCGGCAAGGTGGCGATCGTGCCCAACCCGGCATGA
- a CDS encoding ABC transporter ATP-binding protein — protein sequence MGSIEFKGVTKRFGENTVIGDLDLTIEDGSFTVLVGPSGCGKTTLLRMIAGLDTQTAGQLLIDGKDVSHARPGDRDIAMVFQNYAIYPTMSVRGNIEFGLKNNKVSRDERRQLVESISKTVGLSDYLDRKPSTLSGGQRQRVALARAMVKKPGVFLMDEPLSNLDAKLRFQMRVELIELHKMLGTTFVYVTHDQGEAMSMADTIVLMNGGKIQQMAPPEVMYRQPANVFTAEFMGIPPMNVTRAGADGIRLGFRPENARLSYAPIDGAFTAQGRVVTREMLGSETVYQVRGGDDVFMVKSTDPGIDVDREVHLAVGEEHLVRFGADGVRIDAPVAEARPAHA from the coding sequence GTGGGATCAATCGAGTTCAAAGGCGTGACCAAGCGGTTCGGCGAGAACACCGTCATCGGTGATCTCGACCTGACGATCGAGGACGGCTCGTTCACCGTCCTGGTCGGCCCCTCCGGATGCGGCAAGACCACGCTGCTGCGGATGATCGCGGGGTTGGACACCCAGACCGCCGGACAGCTGCTCATCGACGGCAAAGACGTCTCTCATGCGCGCCCCGGCGACCGCGACATCGCCATGGTCTTCCAGAACTACGCGATCTACCCCACCATGTCGGTGCGCGGGAACATCGAGTTCGGCCTCAAGAACAACAAGGTGTCACGCGACGAGCGCCGGCAGCTGGTCGAGAGCATCAGCAAGACAGTCGGCCTCTCCGACTACCTCGATCGCAAGCCCAGCACGCTCTCGGGCGGTCAGCGACAGCGCGTGGCCCTGGCCCGCGCGATGGTGAAAAAGCCTGGTGTCTTCCTCATGGACGAGCCGCTGTCCAACCTCGACGCGAAGCTCCGCTTCCAGATGCGCGTGGAACTCATCGAGCTGCACAAGATGCTCGGCACCACCTTCGTCTACGTCACCCACGACCAGGGCGAGGCGATGTCGATGGCCGACACCATCGTGCTGATGAACGGCGGCAAGATCCAGCAGATGGCGCCGCCGGAGGTCATGTACCGCCAGCCGGCGAACGTCTTCACCGCCGAGTTCATGGGCATCCCCCCGATGAACGTGACGCGCGCGGGCGCCGACGGCATCCGGCTGGGCTTCCGCCCCGAGAATGCGCGCCTCTCCTACGCACCGATCGACGGCGCCTTCACCGCTCAGGGTCGCGTGGTCACCCGCGAGATGCTCGGGTCGGAGACGGTGTACCAGGTGCGCGGCGGCGACGACGTGTTCATGGTGAAGTCGACCGACCCCGGGATCGACGTGGACCGTGAGGTGCATCTGGCCGTGGGCGAGGAGCACCTGGTGCGGTTCGGCGCCGACGGCGTGCGGATCGACGCACCGGTCGCGGAGGCGAGGCCTGCGCATGCGTAA
- a CDS encoding SGNH/GDSL hydrolase family protein has product MTSVRLASIGDSFTEGVGDELPDGTVRGWADLAAQGWAQALGEPIEYANFAIRGKLVWPIVREQLEPALALHPTHLSFNGGGNDMLRPRADIAHIADAFTHVLRRCDEEGVRVILLSGANPSAQLPLGRLVQRRGDLLSAAVTGRVADRPDVIQALNWPDRELSTPGYWSADRLHMNTRGHHRVAARVLRALGLTVPAEWDSLPEISAAERLAGAAYYRAHVGPWVRRRLTGTSSGDGRTPKFPAWVTVTPASA; this is encoded by the coding sequence GTGACTTCCGTACGCCTGGCTTCCATCGGCGACTCCTTCACCGAAGGGGTGGGGGACGAGCTGCCCGACGGCACCGTGCGCGGGTGGGCCGACCTGGCGGCACAGGGGTGGGCGCAGGCGCTGGGGGAACCCATCGAGTACGCGAACTTCGCCATTCGCGGCAAGCTCGTGTGGCCGATCGTGCGGGAGCAGCTCGAGCCGGCGCTGGCGCTGCATCCGACGCACCTGTCGTTCAACGGCGGCGGCAACGACATGCTCCGCCCGCGCGCCGACATCGCGCACATCGCCGACGCCTTCACGCACGTGCTGCGGCGCTGCGATGAGGAGGGGGTGCGGGTCATCCTGCTCTCCGGCGCGAATCCGTCCGCCCAGTTACCCCTCGGGCGGCTCGTGCAGCGCCGCGGCGATCTGCTCTCGGCCGCCGTCACCGGTCGCGTCGCCGACCGGCCGGATGTCATCCAGGCGCTGAACTGGCCCGACCGCGAGCTGTCCACTCCCGGGTACTGGTCGGCCGACCGCCTCCACATGAACACGCGCGGTCATCATCGTGTCGCGGCGCGGGTGCTCCGCGCGCTGGGCCTGACCGTGCCTGCGGAGTGGGACTCGCTGCCGGAGATCTCCGCGGCCGAGCGTCTGGCCGGAGCCGCCTACTACCGCGCCCACGTGGGCCCGTGGGTCCGTCGGCGCCTCACCGGAACCTCCTCCGGTGACGGCCGCACGCCGAAGTTCCCCGCCTGGGTCACCGTGACCCCCGCATCCGCCTGA
- a CDS encoding DUF6458 family protein, with the protein MSIGAGIALFVIGAILAFAVNVQLEWINLDLIGYILMGAGAVVFVIGLVLMMRRRSTDTVTRTAVDPNAGERVTRQSTRSSGDDVV; encoded by the coding sequence ATGAGCATCGGAGCAGGAATCGCCCTGTTCGTCATCGGAGCCATTCTGGCGTTCGCTGTGAACGTGCAGCTCGAGTGGATCAACCTCGACCTCATCGGATACATCCTCATGGGAGCCGGCGCCGTCGTCTTCGTCATCGGCCTCGTGCTCATGATGCGCCGCCGGTCGACCGACACGGTCACGCGAACGGCGGTCGACCCGAACGCCGGGGAGCGGGTCACGCGTCAGTCGACGCGATCCAGCGGCGACGACGTCGTCTGA
- a CDS encoding MgtC/SapB family protein yields MLIDLYTESTLTELALLGLAFLLSAVIGVERQRKLKSAGLRTHTLVGLGSAVFTLVSAYGFSNVVGADVVLDPSRIAAQIVSGIGFLGAGVIFVQKGTVNGLTTAASIWMTAAIGMTCGAGMPLIAVAATILHLLTVGALSYVGRRIRPELPEPVLTIRYRRGYSVLRQVLETSAQSGYHSALEEASHEEDSNLRELVMRFTGDLDKLPSLAGQLSELDGVVSVAMTDRGVD; encoded by the coding sequence ATGCTGATCGATCTGTACACCGAATCGACCCTCACCGAACTGGCGCTTCTGGGGCTGGCCTTCCTCCTCTCCGCGGTCATCGGAGTCGAACGTCAGCGCAAGCTCAAGAGCGCCGGTCTGCGCACGCACACCCTCGTCGGGCTGGGCTCAGCGGTGTTCACGCTGGTGTCGGCCTACGGATTCAGCAACGTCGTGGGCGCGGATGTCGTCCTCGATCCCTCCCGCATCGCGGCGCAGATCGTGTCGGGCATCGGTTTCCTGGGCGCGGGGGTCATCTTCGTGCAGAAGGGCACCGTCAACGGCCTGACCACGGCCGCCAGCATCTGGATGACCGCGGCGATCGGAATGACCTGCGGCGCAGGGATGCCCCTCATCGCCGTGGCCGCGACCATCCTGCACCTGCTGACGGTGGGAGCGCTGAGCTATGTCGGCCGGCGCATCCGCCCCGAGTTGCCTGAACCCGTCTTGACCATCCGGTATCGCCGCGGGTACAGCGTTCTGCGGCAGGTGCTGGAGACCTCCGCGCAGTCGGGCTACCACTCGGCCCTGGAGGAGGCCTCGCACGAGGAGGACTCGAATCTCCGTGAGCTGGTCATGCGCTTCACCGGCGATCTGGACAAACTGCCATCTCTCGCGGGGCAGCTGTCCGAGCTCGACGGCGTCGTCTCTGTGGCCATGACCGACCGCGGCGTGGACTGA
- a CDS encoding dihydrofolate reductase family protein, with protein MVTTVFYTAVTANGFLADEHDSLDWLFAVPGAEDAENDMGDFLATVGAFVMGAATYEWVLRHEEEQRPGMWAESYGALPCFVVTHRTLAVPPGANVRFVQGDVASFWPDLVEAAGDGALWLVGGGDLVGQFDDAGHLDQIRLSVAPAFLPAGKPLLPRRIGPERLQLESARASGQFVEVAYRVLPAAP; from the coding sequence ATGGTCACCACTGTTTTCTACACCGCTGTCACCGCCAACGGTTTCCTCGCCGACGAGCACGACTCCCTCGACTGGCTCTTCGCCGTGCCGGGCGCTGAAGACGCCGAGAACGACATGGGCGATTTCCTGGCTACCGTGGGCGCGTTCGTCATGGGTGCGGCCACGTACGAATGGGTGCTGCGTCACGAGGAGGAGCAGCGTCCGGGGATGTGGGCCGAGAGCTACGGCGCGCTCCCCTGCTTCGTCGTGACGCACCGCACCCTGGCCGTGCCGCCGGGCGCGAATGTGCGCTTCGTTCAGGGCGACGTCGCATCCTTCTGGCCCGATCTCGTCGAGGCCGCCGGTGACGGAGCGCTGTGGCTGGTCGGGGGCGGCGATCTCGTGGGCCAGTTCGACGACGCCGGACACCTCGACCAGATCCGCCTCTCCGTCGCGCCGGCCTTCCTGCCGGCGGGAAAGCCGCTGCTCCCCCGCCGCATCGGGCCCGAGCGTCTGCAGCTGGAGTCCGCCCGCGCCTCCGGTCAGTTCGTCGAAGTCGCGTACCGCGTCCTGCCCGCGGCGCCCTAG
- a CDS encoding class II fructose-bisphosphate aldolase, which yields MTLVPTRTLMSSARAAGRGLGAFNVIHLETASALVRAAEHAGLPVILQLSQNCIAYHGDLDPIARAMLAIAERSSAEIAVHLDHAEDLALVHRAVDLGFGSVMYDGSALDFADNVAHTRRATAYAHASDCYVEAELGRVGGKDGAHAPGVRTDPTEAKDFVDATGVDALAVAVGSSHAMRERTAELDHDLIRRLRSAVPVPLVLHGSSGVPDGQIVRAIWAGMTKINVSTQLNTRFTAAVREVLAGRPDVVDSRVYIARGADAVTAEAERLLRVFALEPDTTSHPAEDTAC from the coding sequence GTGACCCTCGTTCCCACCCGCACCCTGATGTCCTCCGCGCGCGCTGCCGGGCGGGGGCTGGGTGCGTTCAACGTCATCCATCTCGAGACGGCATCCGCTCTCGTGCGCGCCGCTGAGCACGCCGGACTGCCGGTCATCCTGCAGCTCTCGCAGAACTGCATCGCCTACCACGGCGACCTCGACCCGATTGCGCGGGCCATGCTGGCGATCGCCGAGCGCTCCAGCGCTGAGATCGCCGTGCACCTCGATCATGCCGAGGATCTCGCGCTCGTCCACCGCGCGGTGGACCTCGGCTTCGGTTCGGTCATGTACGACGGTTCCGCGCTCGACTTCGCCGACAACGTCGCACACACCCGGCGGGCGACGGCGTACGCGCACGCGAGTGACTGCTACGTCGAGGCGGAGCTGGGGCGGGTCGGCGGCAAGGACGGCGCCCACGCGCCGGGCGTTCGCACCGATCCCACCGAGGCGAAAGACTTCGTCGATGCCACGGGAGTGGATGCCCTCGCCGTCGCGGTCGGGTCTTCACACGCGATGCGGGAGCGCACTGCCGAACTCGACCACGACCTGATCCGACGGCTCCGCTCCGCCGTGCCCGTCCCGCTGGTCCTGCACGGGTCGTCCGGAGTTCCGGACGGACAGATCGTCCGGGCCATCTGGGCCGGCATGACGAAGATCAACGTCTCCACACAGCTGAACACGCGCTTCACTGCCGCCGTGCGGGAGGTGCTGGCCGGGCGACCCGACGTCGTCGACTCGCGCGTCTACATCGCGCGCGGCGCAGACGCCGTGACCGCGGAGGCTGAGCGGTTGCTGCGGGTCTTCGCTCTCGAGCCCGACACCACGAGCCATCCGGCGGAGGACACGGCATGCTGA
- a CDS encoding carbohydrate ABC transporter permease — translation MSVGLAAPVLAEPGPPEPQPEVSLPPRRPLAQRIGRVFAAVLKLVLLAGFIAPFLWMLSTSLQTSAESSSFPITLIPEVPQFGNYLEAMTSGPFPTYFRNSVIVTVSILVIQLALMIPAAYAFAVYEFRFKNILFGMVLLAFMIPGQVTFIPVYLMMAEWGLIQTLLPQIIPAMTNAFGVFLLRQYFMQIPREIIEAARLDNASEWRIMLRIMVPMSIPALATVVLFSFVSHWNDYFWPLVMTDSAAVRPLPIGIAMLRESEGISQWNIIMAGNVVLVVPILIVYFFAAKHIIRAFAYSGIK, via the coding sequence ATGAGCGTCGGACTCGCAGCACCTGTCCTGGCCGAACCCGGCCCTCCCGAACCGCAGCCCGAGGTCTCCCTCCCGCCGCGCAGGCCTCTCGCCCAGCGCATCGGCCGGGTCTTCGCCGCCGTGCTCAAACTGGTCCTCCTGGCCGGATTCATCGCGCCATTCCTGTGGATGCTGTCGACCTCGCTGCAGACCAGCGCGGAGAGCTCCTCGTTCCCGATCACCCTCATCCCCGAAGTCCCGCAGTTCGGCAACTACCTCGAGGCGATGACCTCCGGGCCGTTCCCGACGTACTTCCGCAACTCGGTGATCGTGACGGTGAGCATCCTCGTCATCCAGCTCGCGCTGATGATCCCGGCGGCGTACGCGTTCGCGGTCTACGAGTTCCGCTTCAAGAACATCCTGTTCGGCATGGTGCTGCTGGCCTTCATGATCCCCGGCCAGGTCACCTTCATCCCGGTCTACCTGATGATGGCGGAGTGGGGGCTCATCCAGACCCTGCTGCCCCAGATCATCCCGGCGATGACGAACGCGTTCGGCGTCTTCCTCCTGCGGCAGTACTTCATGCAGATCCCGCGGGAGATCATCGAGGCCGCGCGCCTGGACAACGCCAGCGAGTGGCGCATCATGCTGCGCATCATGGTGCCGATGTCGATCCCGGCGCTGGCCACCGTGGTGCTGTTCAGCTTCGTCTCCCACTGGAACGACTACTTCTGGCCGCTCGTGATGACCGACTCCGCCGCCGTGCGTCCGCTGCCCATCGGCATCGCGATGCTCCGGGAATCGGAGGGCATCAGCCAGTGGAACATCATCATGGCCGGCAACGTCGTGCTCGTCGTGCCGATCCTGATCGTGTACTTCTTCGCCGCCAAGCACATCATCCGTGCCTTCGCGTACTCAGGCATCAAGTGA
- a CDS encoding carbohydrate ABC transporter permease encodes MRNGTLWPRLRPYAMVAPVIVGIVLFVFYPIAYLGQLSLNDYNLLNPAMSEFIGLENYIEIFQREDFYVALRNTLVYTLGTVSITLTLAVLFALLLKRHTRLGAIVQAGIFIPHVISIVSISLVWLLMMEPSFGLINTVLKSLGLPTSMWLQSSETSMLSIIIVSVWHSTGYFTLIVLAALHSIPASLYEAAALDNAGPVRVFFKITLPMLSPQLFFMLIISTIGALKVFDTVNIMTGGGPNNSTTSLAYYIFQNRTSNIGYASASGIVLMVLVAVFTIIYFRILSKKVHYQ; translated from the coding sequence ATGCGTAATGGAACGCTCTGGCCGCGCCTGCGGCCCTATGCCATGGTGGCGCCGGTCATCGTCGGCATCGTGCTGTTCGTCTTCTACCCGATCGCCTATCTCGGGCAGCTGAGTCTGAACGACTACAACCTGCTGAACCCGGCGATGAGCGAGTTCATCGGGCTGGAGAACTACATCGAGATCTTCCAGCGGGAAGACTTCTACGTCGCCCTGCGGAACACCCTCGTCTACACGCTCGGGACCGTCTCGATCACCCTGACCCTCGCTGTGCTGTTCGCGCTCCTGCTCAAGCGCCACACGAGGCTGGGCGCGATCGTGCAGGCGGGCATCTTCATCCCGCACGTCATCTCCATCGTGTCGATCTCGCTGGTGTGGCTGCTCATGATGGAGCCGAGCTTCGGCCTGATCAACACGGTGCTGAAATCGCTCGGGCTGCCGACGTCGATGTGGCTGCAGAGCTCCGAGACGTCGATGCTCTCGATCATCATCGTCTCGGTGTGGCACAGCACCGGCTACTTCACGCTGATCGTGCTCGCCGCACTGCACTCCATCCCCGCGTCGCTGTACGAGGCGGCCGCCCTGGACAATGCCGGCCCGGTCCGCGTCTTCTTCAAGATCACGCTGCCCATGCTGTCGCCGCAGCTCTTCTTCATGCTGATCATCTCCACGATCGGCGCACTGAAGGTGTTCGACACCGTCAACATCATGACCGGCGGCGGACCGAACAACTCGACCACGTCGCTGGCCTATTACATCTTCCAGAACCGCACGAGCAACATCGGCTACGCCTCGGCCTCGGGCATCGTGCTCATGGTCCTCGTCGCGGTGTTCACGATCATCTACTTCCGCATTCTCTCGAAGAAGGTGCACTACCAATGA
- a CDS encoding 1-phosphofructokinase family hexose kinase: MILTLTPNPALDLTYRIDALQPGETHRVSAGPARAGGKGINVARVLHTQGFPVRAVLTAGGATGAQVVADLQESGIAHEAVPVGSPTRRTIAVVEDGDGTTTLLSESGAALSEDERARLHAAVQSPLPIASCLVISGSLPAGFPPEEIAAMVASSRSRGIPVIVDTSGPALLAAAAAGADLLKPNAAELAEATGERDLAAGAQALLDLGADTVLVSLGEEGMLAAHSASAWTRAALPRVLRGNPTGAGDAGVAAAAMLLAQGAPTAADLLRAATSWSAAAVLMPLAGEISRTHRELAVEVALHPYPDSEERP, from the coding sequence ATGATCCTCACACTCACGCCCAATCCGGCTCTCGATCTCACCTACCGGATCGACGCGCTTCAGCCCGGCGAGACCCATCGCGTGTCGGCGGGACCCGCGCGAGCCGGCGGCAAGGGGATCAACGTCGCCCGCGTCCTGCACACTCAGGGTTTCCCCGTGCGCGCGGTCCTCACCGCAGGCGGCGCCACCGGCGCGCAGGTCGTCGCCGACCTGCAGGAGTCCGGCATCGCGCACGAGGCAGTCCCAGTCGGCTCCCCCACGCGCCGCACGATCGCCGTCGTCGAGGACGGCGACGGCACCACCACGCTGCTCAGCGAGTCCGGAGCCGCATTGTCCGAGGATGAACGCGCGCGACTGCATGCAGCGGTGCAGAGCCCGCTGCCGATCGCGTCGTGCCTCGTGATCTCCGGCAGTCTGCCGGCCGGCTTCCCGCCTGAGGAGATCGCGGCGATGGTGGCCAGCTCGCGCAGCCGGGGCATCCCGGTGATCGTCGACACGTCGGGTCCGGCTCTGCTCGCTGCGGCAGCGGCCGGCGCCGACCTGCTGAAGCCGAACGCCGCGGAACTGGCCGAAGCGACCGGTGAACGCGACCTCGCGGCCGGAGCGCAGGCCCTCCTCGATCTCGGTGCGGACACGGTCCTCGTCTCCCTGGGCGAAGAAGGGATGCTCGCGGCGCACTCCGCCTCGGCGTGGACGCGCGCTGCGCTCCCCCGCGTCCTTCGTGGCAATCCGACCGGTGCCGGCGACGCCGGCGTCGCCGCCGCGGCGATGCTGCTGGCCCAGGGAGCGCCCACAGCGGCGGATCTGCTGCGCGCGGCGACGTCCTGGTCGGCGGCCGCGGTGCTCATGCCACTGGCCGGCGAGATCTCCCGCACCCACCGGGAACTCGCCGTCGAGGTCGCCCTCCACCCGTACCCCGACTCCGAGGAGCGTCCGTGA